The Triticum dicoccoides isolate Atlit2015 ecotype Zavitan chromosome 6A, WEW_v2.0, whole genome shotgun sequence genome has a window encoding:
- the LOC119316015 gene encoding uncharacterized protein LOC119316015, producing the protein MIDNGSNGTSRDGNNSGNTNAGLLVQELGDQSVLANLLTNILGRQQETQQRQMDILERVVKNDSHRSGVGEFQKLKPPSFSGTANPLEAEDWITAMEKAFEAMGCTNEEKVIYAVYMLKSSAFEWWDAHKKSYPEGTPLTWILFKEAFYKKYFPESIKRIKEREFLELKQGNKSVGEYEIEFSRLARFALEFVQTDGSKARRFESGLRQPLKRRVEAFELNTFRDVVNKAQLLEKGFQEEKGDAGKILFDSGATHSFVATKFMSKHHIPSSTLEGSIYVETPIGSRSTNLICTSCPIEIMGWKFMADLIVMEMQDFDIILGMDWLQEYRATIDCYEKQITLRLDGQVEIVYQGDKKSQSRTLMTKLDKKEINIKDIPVVNEFPDVFPGELPGLPLDREIEFAILLIPGTKPIYKAPYRMAPAELKELKVQLKELEDRGDIPKTAFRTRYGHYEYLVMPFGLTNAPAAFMDLMNRVFKPYLDQFVIVFIDDILIYSKTEEEHSMHLKIVLQILREHKLYAKLKKCDFWMNKVPFLGHIISEEGISVDPAKVQAVAEWQRPSTVTDIRSFLGLAGYYRRFILNFAKIAAPLTHLTKKGIKFEWSDECEKSFQELKNRLVSAPVLALPVGGEEFTIYCDASKIGLGCVLMQRGKVIAYASRQLKPYEQNYPTHDMELAAVIFALKIWRHYLYGEHCEIFTDHKNLKYIFTQKELNMRQRRWLELLKDYDVNINYHPGKANIALGTKLDFSTAYHPQSDGQTERVNQIVEDMLRSCILEFKGAWDEYMPLAEFAYNNSYQSSIQMAPYEALYGRRCRAPIYWDEVGERKFLGPDIIQETEEKVRLIRERLRTAQSRQKSYADNKRRDFHLET; encoded by the exons ATGATTGATAATGGCAGCAACGGTACGAGTCGTGATGGAAATAATTCGGGCAATACAAATGCTGGATTATTGGTCCAAGAACTTGGTGACCAGAGTGTGCTGGCCAATCTGCTCACTAACATTTTGGGCAGACAGCAAGAGACTCAACAACGTCAAATGGATATTCTGGAGCGCGTTGTAAAGAATGATAGCCACCGGAGTGGAGTTGGGGAATTTCAAAAACTCAAGCCGCCCTCATTCTCCGGGACTGCTAATCCGCTTGAAGCGGAAGACTGGATCACCGCTATGGAGAAAGCATTTGAGGCTATGGGCTGCACCAACGAAGAGAAAGTCATTTATGCAGTTTATATGCTAAAATCAAGCGCTTTTGAATGGTGGGACGCTCACAAAAAGTCTTACCCGGAGGGTACTCCCCTGACATGGATATTGTTCAAAGAGGCGTTCTATAAAAAGTATTTTCCAGAAAGCATCAAACGCATCAAAGAAAGGGAGTTTCTTGAGCTTAAACAAGGGAACAAATCTGTAGGAGAATATGAAATTGAATTCTCTAGACTTGCAAGATTTGCTCTAGAGTTCGTCCAGACTGATGGCTCCAAGGCTCGACGCTTCGAGAGCGGTCTACGTCAACCACTTAAGCGGCGTGTGGAAGCCTTTGAGTTAAATACTTTTAGAGATGTGGTGAATAAAGCCCAGTTGTTGGAAAAGGGATTTCAAGAGGAAAAGGGTGATGCTG GAAAAATCTTGTTTGATTCTGGTGCCACCCATTCATTTGTTGCTACAAAATTCATGAGTAAACATCATATCCCTAGCAGTACGCTAGAAGGGTCTATTTATGTTGAGACACCTATAGGAAGCAGAAGTACGAATTTAATTTGCACTTCTTGTCCCATTGAGATCATGGGATGGAAGTTTATGGCGGATCTTATTGTAATGGAAATGCAAGATTTTGACATAATACTTGGCATGGACTGGTTGCAAGAGTATAGAGCCACTATTGACTGCTATGAAAAACAAATTACACTCAGACTTGATGGTCAAGTAGAGATTGTGTATCAGGGTGATAAAAAGAGCCAGTCACGGACTCTTATGACAAAATTAGACAAGAAGGAAATCAATATCAAGGATATTCCAGTGGTAAATGAATTTCCTGATGTCTTTCCGGGAGAGTTGCCGGGACTACCACTGGATCGAGAAATTGAATTTGCTATCTTATTGATCCCGGGAACCAAACCAATCTACAAGGCACCTTATAGGATGGCACCTGCGGAACTTAAGGAGCTAAAAGTACAACTCAAAGAGTTGGAGGATAGGGG tgatatccccaagaccgctttTCGCACCCGCTATGGACACTATGAGTATCTAGTGATGCCCTTCGGTTTGACCAATGCTCCTGCGGCTTTCATGGATTTAATGAATCGAGTCTTCAAGCCTTATTTGGATCAATTTGTGattgtgttcattgatgatattcttatATATTCAAAGACGGAGGAAGAGCATTCAATGCATCTAAAAATTGTGCTACAAATACTGCGGGAACATAAATTATATGCCAAGTTAAAGAAATGTGATTTCTGGATGAATAAAGTTCCTTTCCTTGGCCATATAATCTCAGAAGAAGGGATATCAGTAGATCCTGCAAAAGTTCAAGCGGTGGCAGAGTGGCAAAGGCCCTCCACTGTAACTGACATTCGAAGTTTCCTTGGGCTGGCGGGGTACTACCGCCGATTTATATTGAACTTTGCAAAAATTGCTGCACCTTTGACTCATCTAACAAAGAAGGGAATTAAGTTTGAGTGGTCAGATGAGTGTGAGAAAAGCTTTCAAGAATTAAAGAATCGACTTGTCTCAGCCCCAGTTCTTGCTTTGCCTGTCGGTGGGGAAGAATTCACCATCTACTGTGATGCCTCAAAAATTGGGCTTGGGTGCGTACTTATGCAAAGGGGGAAAGTTATTGCTTATGCATCTCGCCAGCTAAAACCATATGAACAAAATTATCCAACTCATGATATGGAGCTAGCAGCGGTAATTTTTGCTCTAAAAATCTGGAGGCATTATCTTTATGGAGAACATTGTGAGATATTTACTGATCATAAAAATTTGAAATATATATTCACACAAAAAGAGttgaacatgaggcaaagaagGTGGCTAGAATTACTGAAGGATTACGATGTTAATATTAACTATCACCCAGGAAAAGCCAACATA GCATTGGGAACAAAATTGGACTTTAGTACTGCATATCATCCGCAAAGCGATGGACAAACCGAACGAGTAAATCAAATTGTGGAGGACATGCTCAGGTCATGTATTTTAGAATTTAAGGGAGCATGGGATGAATATATGCCTTTGGCCGAGTTTGCATACAATAACAGTTATCAATCAAGTATTCAAATGGCCCCTTACGAGGCTTTATATGGTAGGAGGTGTCGAGCGCCGATTtattgggatgaggttggagaaagAAAGTTTTTAGGACCTGATATAATTCAAGAAACTGAAGAAAAAGTAAGGCTTATACGCGAGCGACTCCGAACTGCACAGAGTAGACAAAAGAGCTATGCTGACAATAAAAGAAGAGATTTTCACTTGGAAACATGA